The Ornithinimicrobium faecis region ACCAGGACGTCGTCACGGTCGAGACCGCCAAGGCGGCCGTCGAGGTCCCCTGCCCGTATGCCGGCGTGGTCACCACCCTGCACAGCGCACCGGGCGAAGAGCTCGCCGTCGGGACGCCCCTGATCACGATCGCAGCGCTCGCCGACGCGGAGACCTATCGCACCGAGGAGCGTGCCGGAGCCGTCGCCCCCTCGGGCGGTTCGGCTGGCTCGCCGGAACGACCGCTGGTGGGCTATGGCGCGTCCGAGCCCGCCCGTCGTTCCCGCCGGGGTCGCGCTGCCGCGAGGGCGGAGGCCGCCTCAGTTGGGCCGGAGCCGGCGAGCCAGACGGCCATCCGCGTGATCTCGCCGCTCGTGCGCAAACTCGCTGCGGACGCGCAGGTCGACCTGGCCTCGGTGACTCCCACTGGCGAAGGCGGCGTCATCCGCCGCGCCGACGTGGAGGCTGCGATCCAGCAGACGTCCGCGCCCGCCGCAACGACACGGGTCACCTCTGCGGGAGACACCCGGATCCCCCTCACGGGCATGCGCAAGGCGATTGCCCACAAGCTCACGACCTCCCGTCGGGAGATCCCGGACGCCACCACCTGGGTGGACGTCGACGCGACCGAACTCATGGCGACCAAGGACGCCCTGAAGGTGGTGCGGCCGCAGGACGCGATCGGCATACTCCCGCTCCTGGCCAGGATCACCGTGGCTGGACTGCGACAGTTCCCCGAGCTCAACTCCTCCGTCGACGGCGACGAGATCGTCCAGCACGGTCGGATCAACCTGGGCTTCGCCGCCCAGTCTCCGCGCGGACTCGTCGTGCCCGTCGTCCACGACGCCCACACCATGACAACCGCCGAGTTGGCTGCCGCCCTGCGGGACCTGACCGAGGCTGCCCGCGAGGGCACCCTGACTCCAGCGCAACTGACCGGAGGGACGTTCACGCTCAACAACTACGGCGTGTTCGGCGTGGACGGGTCGACCCCGATCATCAACCACCCCGAGGCAGCGATGCTCGGCGTGGGCAGAATCATCGACAAGCCGTGGGCACACGGGGGTCAGGTGGCCCTGCGCAAGGTCACCCAACTGTCCTTCACGTTTGACCACCGGGTCTGCGACGGTGGCACTGCGGGTGGGTTCCTCCGCTACGTGGCCGACTGTGTGGAGGAGCCAGCGGTGCTGCTCGCCAGCCTCTGAAAAACGAGTCAGCCAGATGGTGTCGCGGTCGGTGACTCGGTGTCGGTGTACCAGAGGAGGACCGAGTGAATCACGAAGAGACACCGCAGACTCCAGCCATGACGCTCGGCTCTGCCGTAGAGCATTCGTATGCCCTCCGAGTTGAAGGTGGCTGTCCGGTCCTCCTCCGAGAGCGCACCCACCATGGCCCGTGTCTCCCGTCGCACCCTGTCGAGCTCAACCACCTGCTGGATAGGCGCTCGGAGCTTCTTCGCGAGCGCCTTCTGCGCCGCGTTCGGCGTCGACACCTGGACGCTCGCGAAGTTGTGGGGCATGGGTTGTTCCCAGTCGTTGTACTGCGGCGACCGGGGCGAGCTGAAGGCAACTTGATCAGGAGCCCCCTTCATCTCTCGATAGACGACGTTATAACGATCGAAGTCAAAGGGAAGCCTCGGTAGGTCTGCTCCCAGGCGACGCATCAAGTCGAATAGAAACACGCCCGACTTACGCACCGCCCACGGTTGGCGCAACATGACCTGACCTGCCGACACCGAGTAGAGCGGATCAAACCTCGACGCAAAGGGGGTCCACTGCCGAGAAATCTCCCCGACGAAGAACCGGTTCCGCCGTCGTATGTAGTAGTAGTCCCGCCAGGCGTCGGTCCCAAATCCAGCGCCCCGCGCTCCCCGCACCATTTCATCCACCGTGTCGACGTAGCGATCCATGAGGTCGATGGATATCAACCGCGACCGCGGGTCCTCGCCGAACCCAGCTGCTCCCCACTCGATCTCGGCCAAGGCGTGGGCGTCTGTGCCCTGAACAGGCTTCTCCTCGGGACGGTAGGGCGACCGGAACAACTCACCGTATCCACCCGACAGAACGAGTGCCTGACTCCTCCGCATGCGGGCATGGGCAGGTGTCATGTGTAGCCCCGACGAATAGCGCATGTGAGCAAGGACGCGATCGTTGAAAGTTTCCGGCTGGCTGTAAGCACTCAGCCCGGTGTAATTCGTCATTGTCAGACCGAATTCGCTTGCAAGCCCATGGGCAATCATCTTGTCGGACGTGTTCGACCTACCCATGCAGTTGAAGGCGAACCCATCACTGACACCCGCCTTCTGCAGGGCGCCCAACACCATTCGGGAGTCGAGGCCACCAGTGAGTTGGGAAATTTTCCTTGCGTGTGACGCCTGTGACACCACGCGCACATTGCGCAGAATCTCCGCTTCCACACGATCCAGTCCATCCTCGTAGGACAGGGGCGCACCATAAAACTCATCCCGTGACCGGTAGGAGCGGATCCTGACTCCCTCACGGTCAACCTCGATGAAGTGGAAGTGGTCGAGGAGTTCGACTCCTTCATAGCTGCCCTGCTGCAGACCTCCAGCACCGCCCGTCACGAGCGTTGACAACCCGTTAGCAAGAGACTTACGCATCGGCTTGCCCTGTCGCTCGCGCAGGGCGACGAGTCCCCCCATGTGTGAGGACACGGCGACACCATCCGCATCACGGTGCAGAAAGACCAGGCTCCCCCCCAACGGGTCTGCCAGGACCGTCACCCTTCGAGTGACTGCATCCCACACGTAGACGGTCAGCGATCCAGCCATCCGCTCACCCAAGGCAGGCAACTCATCGGCTGCGACGCCCGTCAGTGCCCGGACAGCGTCCTGAGTCCCACCTACGAACTGTTCGTTGAAGATGCCTGCTCCATGAACCCCCAGCACCGACAGTCGCTGAGAAAGGGCTGGGGCGAGCGCGCTCTCTGCAAAGACCCCTGCGTCGAGCCGCATCGGCTGGGGGGAGCGTGCCCGGATGCCGTCCTTGAAGATGATGACTGGCGCTACCTGCATACCGTTCCTATTCGCTAGCGATCGGACTTGAGCTCACTTGGGAACTGCCACTGTCAAGCGTTTCGAACCCACGGGTTGGACCAGCATCAGCGTTCAGCCGCTCCATCCCGAACTGCTCTCCGAGGCGTGTTTCGGGGTCGTACTGATAGGCAGCGGCGGTGGACAACTCGCCGACCCGGATTGCTGTGGCCTCGCCGTCATAGAACATGTTGTGATAGAGGCTAGTTGCTGCCACATCAGGCCCGATATCGATATACGCACCCCGCCCCGTCCCTCCCTCGAAGCTATTTCGGTTAACCCTGATGCCATTGATCCACGGCCCGATCACCACAGAGCACCCTTGGACGGAGTTTTGCTCAATCGTGAAATTTGATCGTCGACGCCGAACCCCTGCTGTGAAGAGGCGGAAGTCCTGACTTCTCGGTTCCCTGTGTTCGAGGTTGACCGCTGCGCTATTCGGAAGACCGTCAAGGCAGTGGAATTCGTTACTACGCACTACGACCTGGCGTGGCGCGTTGTCCGCCATCGTCTCACTACCAGTAGGCACGTAGTGCACCCCCACCCACGGGCCCCCCTTGCTCGTCGATGGTCGGTGGCGCAGGGAATTTCCTGTGATGGAAGTGTGGCTCACGAAGGACGATAACGCAACACCGGCACGTTCAGTATCAATCGTGTTATTTGAAATTCTGTTGTATAGCGAGCGGACACGGACACCGGTCCACCCACCAACCACCTCGTTATCCGAAAATACGAAGTGTGTCACTCCTGGGTGAGTGGTTGTCGCATTATTGCAATTGAAGAACTTGTTATCTCGGACGGCCACGTGCTGCACCGTTGACCACGCAGTCTTCTGGTCGATATAGCCAACATCAGAAGGCAGAAGATCACCAGTGAAGTCAATAGCCTGCCACTCACCAGTGAGTCGATTGTCGACAAAAGTCACGTCCTGGCAGCCTCCGCCGACGATGAAGGAGTTCCACGACGCACCCTTGCCGCCAACAGTCCGCCGTACTGACGTACTACTGTGCACACGGAGCTCCAAGCAGTCCGTTGCTCTGAGGTGAAAGCCTGGCTGACCAGCGGCCTCGAAATGACATGACTCTATAGTCAAGCGATGACAGGCGCGCGCAATGATGGTTCGGAAGGACCTGGTCACCAGGTTCTCGAATGTGAGATTTCGAAATGTGACCCCTTCTAGGAAGTTCATCTTGCGGAACTCCGCGCTCGCCACATCCGGCATCGGCTCGACGACGCCCTCGAGGTGCCCTCTATAGCCCGGGTATAGCACCTTGCTATTGAAAATTGCGATTCGGGGGGTAGGTACCTCCGCCACCCGCTGCATCTCGGTGAAACGAACATAGAACTGCTGGTTCGTCACCGGGGCTCGACTACCCAACTGCCAGTCCCCGGCGTCTGGCGAGTAGCAGTTGATCTGTGACAGCAACTGCACGTAGTCACCCGGCTGCAAGCCATGCGGTTCCCGCGAGACGAGTCGGTCGTCTTGCGCCGGCGCGCCGGCCTCGAGCAGTCCAGCGGCCGCCTCCGCCTCCCCATGGACATAGAACATGAACTGCACGAGCGTTCCCGGCCCAGTGATGGTCACATGCGGTGTGCTGATCTCGACGTGGTGCTCCATCACACCTGGGCGAAATCCAGAAGAGAGATAACGCCCTGGAGGGAAATACAAAGTGTCTCCCGGGCGGAGGTCAGCGGCTGCCTGCTGGACGGCCGCCAGGCAGTCCGTGCTCCCATCACCAATCGCGCCATAGTCCAGCACGTTGAGAACACGGCCACATTGCCCCTCCAATGCCATCCCTTGCCTCAACTCCTCGCTGGACAACTACGTCGGTCGCACTCTATCGACCGATGAGGCGCTGGTGGGTCAAGGTGGCCCCCCAACCGGATCGCCGCAGCCGGTCACACCCACCCATTCCCGCCCAACTCGCCGACGAGGCCGCGCTGCGTCCGCGGACTCGCCGCACCGTCTTGACCCTCCACGGCAAAGACGGTGCTGGACCACGAGCACGCAACTAACGACGACCGGCGAGCGGGTGGTCACTCCTCGGGGACCGCCTGCAGGGTGGGTCGCTCGAACTCGTCGTTCCACTCCCAGGTGTCCTCGAAGTCCCACCCGAGGGTGTCGGCGTAGAACTCCTGAGTCTTGCTCTGTGCCTCGGTCACCGGGCCATCCTTCGGGTTGTCCGGTGCCGGCCCGACGTTATAGCTCACTTTCGCGACATCCATGCCTTCCAGGGGGTAGTTGCCAGCGAGGGACGGGTGCCCGATGAATAGCGTCCGCGGATGCCGTGGGCCGACTGCTGCGCCTGCACCGCATGGTCCACCCGGGCCTGGTAGTTGCTGGTTCCGTGCCCATACAGCGATCCGGTGTCGACCTGGTTGAAGCTCATGCCGTCACCCACGAGATAGATGACGTTCTTGGGGCCTTCAGCGCTCGTGGCCTCCGCGGTGCTGGCTCCCGCGTCGCCCGGTTCCGCTGCGGCGATCCCCGGTCCAGCGATCGTCACCGACAGCGTGGCAGCCAGTGCCACCGCACACACTCGTTTGCTCATGCTCGACATGCGTCCTCCCAGACCGGACAGTTGCGTTCGCCAGCCCGGTCGACGCCGGGCAGATTCAGGGCGCCGCCATCGACGTGGTCACCCAATCGATGAAGCCCCCCGGCGCCGCAGCCACCCTGGCGGCGCCGGGCATCCTCGGCCGAACCGGCATCTCAATGAGGGGAGACGAGCGGGTGAACTCTGAGAGTTGGCGGCACGGCAAAACGGCAGACCGTATGCCGCGGGGTTGCGTCAGTCCGACGCCTCAACTCCGAGGTTGCGCGCCGTCACCAGCCATGCCGCTGCGGGCAGACTCACGACACCGTCCACGCGCCGCGAGCGCAGGTCCGCACGGACCTTGTCCAGCAGCTCGGCCTGACGCTCCGGCCCGACGTGGTCCTGCAGCCGGCCCCAGACCCCTCGGCCGTTGGACGCGAGGATGGCGAGGCGCTCCTCGACCCCGTCACTGCCGTCGAGGCCATAGCGACAGGCATAGTCGAACGGCTCGATGACAATCTCCGCCCAGCCTGCAGCGTTCAGGACCCCTCGCAGACGCTCGGCGTCGGCGAAGGCGGTCGGGCCGGGTGCGCCCGGCGCCGGGTGTGGCACCGGCTCGGGGAGAGCGGCCTCCAACAGATCCAGCCCCTGGGTGAAGACGGGGTTCTCCTCCCGCGAGCGCCAGCAGCCGAAGGTCATGGTGGCCCCGGGCCGCGTGGCCCGACGGATGGTGTCGAACGCTGTCGTCGGGTCGCTGAAGAACATCACTCCATAGCGCGAGACCACGTGGTCGAACGGCAACCCCGGGGCGGCCTCGAGCAGGTCAGCCGTGCCCGCGTCGGCCTCCAGGACCGTCGCTTCGGGCACGCGTCGGCGTGCTGCCTCCACCATGGCTGCTGAGACGTCGACGCCCACCATCTCGACACCGTCGCGGACGCCCAGCTCAAGCAGCGTGCCGGTGCCGCACCCGACATCCAGCACCCGGTCCCCTCGGGCCCACGCGACCCGCTCCACCAACGCCTGGGTCAGCGGCGCGAAGGCGGCGTCGAGGATCCGCTCGTTCGCCACCCAGCCCTGGCCGCCCTGCTTCCACCCCTGCTGCACATCATCAGTCCCCATGAATCGACTGTATGCCGAGTGCTGGCCACGTGCCGCTCCTCAGTCGGCCTGTCGAGACTGGGGCCCCTGAGCCCGAGGTCGCCGCACGTCAACGAGGTGCTCGATGATCGCGAAATCCGCAACATTGCGGGTGAGAAGCGGCACCGACTCAACCAAGGCTGTGGCAGCAATCGCGAGGTCCAACTGGCGGCGGCGCGGTTGTCCTCCTCGCTGTCTGACCGCAGCTGCCAGACGACCCCAGGCGCGGGACACAGCAGCCGTGACTGGGAGGGGATCGAACGTGGCCTCGACCACCGCGAGGCGCTCCGTGCGGCGCGCCAGTTCGTCGGGTTCGGTGGCCAGCAGCACACCAAAGTGCAACTCGGTCAGGGACACGACGCTGATCGACGCTTCCACGTCGCCGGGTGCCTCACCACCGATGAGGACGGAGGTGTCGAGAAGGACCCTCACGTGTCGAAGGGGTCGACGATCGTGGCATCCAGGTTGACCAGGTCGTCCTCCAGCGCCTGCGGCGCCGGCCCCTGCCACACGTGGGCGAGGCTTGCTCCGCTCATCCCAGCGCGCCCCACGGCATACTCATCCCATGCACCCACGCAACCAGGAAGTGCAGGACGCCCTGGCCCAGGCCGGCATTGCGGCACAGATCGAGGTGCTCGACGAGCACGCCCGCACGGCTGCCCGCGCCGCAGAGCAACTGGGCTGCGAGGTCGCTGCGATCGCCAACAGCCTGGTCTTCCTGGCCGACGACGAGCCGTTGCTGGTGATGGCCAGCGGTGCGGCCCGGGTCGACACCGACGTGATCGCCGCAGCGGTCGGCGCAGAGTCCGTGACCAAGGCGAATGCCCAGCAGGTCCGGGCTGCCACGGGTCAGGCGATCGGCGGAGTCGCCCCGACCGGGCACCCGACGCCGTTGCGCACCCTGGTCGACCCCGAGCTCGGCGCCCACGACACGATCTGGGCTGCTGGCGGGACACCGGACACGATCGTGCCGCTGACCTTCCAGCAACTGGTGAGCATCACGGCCGGCCACGTGACCACGGTCCGCTAGCTGGCGCGCCGAGCCTGCCCCCAGGCCACCGCGACCTGCTCGACCAAGGCGTCGGGGTCATGGAGCACGGTGGCACCCAGGGCGAGGGCCTCCCGCTGCAGGGCTCGGCGGCGCTCGGCGAGGTGCTTGAGGAGTCGCTCCCGCTCGGCAGCATCCGGGACGAGCGTCGGGTCCTCCTCCACGGCCTCGGCCCAGACGGCGAGGTCGTGGTCGTCACCGAGCACGCTGCCCAGATCGCTGAGCCGGGCACCGACTGCTTGCAACAGGTCCTTCCACACCGGCTGCAGGAACTCGACCTGATACCAGAGATACTTCACGTCCTTGCGCCACGCGTGCAGCCGCTCCGTCGTGGGGTCATCCTGGGCGCTGAGCATCCGTCGACGGGCACGGCCCGCGACCCGTGCCAACCCCGGTGCGACGCTCTCCCAACGGTCCGGGAGTGCGCCGCCCCCGCTGACGGGGAACCTGCGGACCCGACAGGCGAAACTGCCCAGCGCGGTCAGCGTGTCCAGGTGGCGCCGCCGATCTGCTGCGGCCTCCCTGGTGGAGGCGAGCGCCCGATCGCGCAACAGCGCCACCATCCGGTCCGTCGTGTCCTGCTCGAGATCCAGGTCTGGAGCCAGGTCCGCTGCGAGGTCTGCCAGCACCGCAGCGTCCCGGGTGGGCCCCCACAGCCGGGACGTGTCGCGCAGGCAGGTGTTCTCCTGGCGATAGCCCCAGTCCCCCAGCTCGCCGCGCACCAGGCGCAGGACCGCCCTGGTGCGTTTCAGCGACTTGCGCAGTTGGTGCACGGACGCGTCAAGGTCATCGCTCTCCCGGAGCCGCATCGCGTGAGCGACCTGCTCCAGCACGATCCGCTGCACTGCCTCACCGAGCGGCTCGTCGTGGTGAAGCCGGAAGTCGGGCGTCAGCGGCTCGGGAACCTCCGGCGCCGGAGCTTGCCGGGCCACTCCCACCGTCTGGGCGGACACCATCGAGCGAGCCTATCGGTCTGCCGACTGACCTGCCGCCTGTCTCACAGATCGAGCGGCGTGAGCACCCCGATCTGCCAGCCGACTGGTCCGTCGAGCAGCTGATAGATGAACCGCTCCCTGGGTTGTCCGTCATAGGACCAGGTGACCTCGGCCCAGATGCTGTGCCCGGTCTGCGCCACGATGCTGATGTCGGGGTCGGCCTCCGAAACGCCGTCATACTGCCCGAAGCTGGCCGCGAAGAAGTCCCGGGTCTGCGCCTGGTCGCTCACAGGGATCGACTGCCCCGGGAAGGCGATCAGGGACGGCACCGCATACAGGCCTGCGATCGCGTCCGCATCGCGCCCGAGCAGCGCCTGTGCATAGCGGTCGAAGAATTCCTGGGTGACTGTGGTGGGTTCCATGACCACCACGTTAGGAGCGAACTGCGCCACGCTTGTGTCGGTGTTTAAGATCTGGTGATGGACGCTCAGCACGCCCTGTCTGCCGCCTCACGCGACGGCCACCTGGCGCTGCGACGGGTGGAGCGTCAACAACAACTCATCGAGCTGCTCGCGGGTGCCGAGCGACGGACCGTCTCGGAGCTGGCCGAGCGCCTCGGGGTCTCCACCCGCACCGTGGAGCGCGATGTCGAGCGGCTCCGGGACGCCGGGGTGCCTTTCGAGAGCAGCGTCGGCCGGGCGGGTGGCATCAGCCTGCCGGTGACCACGACCCGCACCCAGGTGGAGCTGGACGTCGCCGAGATCGCTGCCCTGCTATCCAGTCTGGCCACCGTCGGCCCCAACTCCAGCCCGTCCGCCAACTCGGCCACCGCCAAGCTGGCCGCTGCCCTGCGGACCGATGTCCCGCGGGTCGATGTCGGACACCGTCGGTAGGGTCACAGGCGTGACGTTGTTCGTGCACCGCGCCGTCAGCACCGACGTGCTGGCCGACGGGTTGGGGGAGCTCCTCGCGACGCCTTTGGAGGATCCGTTCGCCGAGGAGGTCGTCGCCGTGCCCGCCAAGGGTGTCGAGCGCTGGCTGGCTCAGCAGCTCTCGCACCGGCTCGGGGCGGCCCCCGGTGGTGGCGACGGTGTGTGCGCCGGGGTGCGCTTCCTCAATCCGCACTCGCTGGTCTCCCTGGTGCTCGGCATCGAGCGCGACGACCCGTGGCATCCCGACCAGTTGACCTGGCCAGTCCTGCAGGCGATCGATGAGTCCCTCCAGGAGAGCTGGGCCGGTGCCCTGGCCGCCCACCTCGGGGCTGCGGGTGAGGCCGACGAGGTCGAGAGGGGGTTGCGGCGCGGGCGACGTTATGCCGTGGCCCGTCGCCTGGCCGGACTCTTCTCTGCGTATGCCGTGCAGCGCCCATCCATCATCGCCGACTGGCGCGAGGGTGGAGCGGGCGACGGACTGGGTGCCCCCTTGCCCGATGACCTCGCCTGGCAGCCACCCCTGTGGCGGGCGGTGCTCGACCTGGTCGAGGCGCCGGCACCAGACGTCCGGCACGACCAGGTGGCGGCGGCCCTTCGCGCGGGTGGTGAGCCCCAGGGGCTGGAGCTTCCCGGCCGGCTGTCGTTGTTCGGCCACACCCGGATCGCCGCGAGTGAGATCGAGGTGATGGCCGCCCTCGGCGAGCACCGCGACGTCCACCTCTGGCTCCCACAGGCGTCCCCCGCGGCCTGGGATGCGTTGGCCGAGGTCGTCGCCGACGGCCCGGTCCGGCGGGCCGCCGACCCGTCGGTGGACCAGGTGCGCCACCCGCTGCTGGCCTCCCTGGGCCGGGACGCCCGCGAGCTCCAGCGCTCGCTGTCCACCACGGGGGCCACCGACGCGCGCCTCGGGGCGCTCCTGACGACACCGGCACCGGCACCGGCACCGGCAGGGGACACTCCAACCACCCTGCTGGAGTGGCTCCAGCACGACCTGGAGCGCGACCACATCCCCGACGCCGACGAGGTGGCCGCCCGCCTCCTGACCGCCACCGACGACTCGGTGCAGGTGCACGCCTGCCACGGCAAGGGGCGTCAGATCCAGGTGCTGCGCGACGTGCTCAGCGGGCTGCTGCAGGACAACCCCGACCTCGAGCCACGCGACATCCTGGTGATGTGCCCGGACATCGACGCCTACGCGCCGCTCGTGCACGCGGGGTTCGGGCTCGGCGAGGTGGTGCGCACCGAGCAGGCTGGGGATGGGCACCCAGCCCACCGCCTGCGGGTGATGCTCGCTGACCGGGCCCCTCGGCATACCAATCCTCTGCTCGCCCTCGCCGCCCGACTGGTCGAGCTGGCAGGCGGCCGGCTGACCGCCAGCGAGGTGCTCGACCTGGCCCGTTCCGAGCCGGTGCGGCGCCGCTTCGGGCTGGACGACGACGCCCTCGATCGGATCGCACGCTGGGTGGAGGAGGTCGCGATCCGGTGGGGTCTGGACGCCGACCACCGCGCGACCTATGACCTGCGCAACTTCCCACAGAACACCTGGCGCAGTGGCCTGGACCGGGTCCTCACCGGCGCCGCCCTGGACGGCCAGGACGTCACCCACCTCGGGCAGACCGTGGCCCTGGACGACCTCGACAGCGGCGACATCGACCTGGCTGGTCGGCTCGCGGAGCTGATCGAGCGCCTTGGCTCGACCCTCACCGCTCTGCAGGGGTGCCGCACCGCGAGTCAGTGGAGCAGCACCCTGCACGAGGGAGTGCTCGGGCTGGCCACCACCACCGCCTCCGATGCCTGGCAGGTGACCCAGCTCGAGCGTGAGCTGGCCCGGATCGAGGCCTCCGCCGTGCGCGGTGCGAGCTCGACCGACCTGGCCCTGTCCGACGTGCGTGCCCTGCTTGAGGAGCACCTGAGTGGCCGGGCGACGCGGTCGAGCTTTCGCACCGGCACCCTGACCGTCTGCACGATGGTGCCGATGCGCTCGGTGCCGCACCGGGTGGTGGCTCTCGTGGGGATGGACGACGGCATCTTCCCGCGCACGACCACCCCCGACGGTGACGACGCCCTGGCCCGCCACCCGATGACCGGTGAGCGGGACACCCGCGCCGAGGACCGCCAGCTGCTGCTCGACGCAGTGATGGCCGCCGGGCAGACGCTGGTCATCACCTACACCGGCGCGGATGAGCACAGCGGCGCCGAGCGTCCACCCGCCGTTCCGTTGGGAGAGCTGCTCGATGCCCTGGCGGAGACCGCCCACCGTCCCGCCAGCGCCCCCGCTCTGGTCCGCCGGCACCCGCTGCAGTCCTATGACGTGCGCAACCTCGGCGGCACCGCACCGGGCGAGCCCGCCCTGCTGGCCGACGACGCGCCCTTCAGCTTCGACCCCGCAGCCCTGGCTGGCGGTCGGGCCCACCAGGCCCGCCCGGTGGTGTCGGAGTCCGAGCAGGCTGCTGCTCCGGTCTCTGCTGCGCTGCTGCCCGAGCCGTTGCCGCCCCTGGTCGGGGACGACCTCGCCCTCGAGGACCTCCAGCGCTTCCTGGCCCACCCCGCCCAGGCCTTCCTGCGCCAGCGGCTGGGCCTGCTGCTCCCCGACGAGCCTGAGGAACCGTCCGAGGGCATCCCGATCGACCTCGACGGGCTGGAGCGTTGGCAGATCGGCGACCGGATGCTGCGGGCCGTGCTCTCGGGCACCCCACCGGAGCAGGCCCGACAGCACGAGCTCTGGCGCGGCAGCGTGCCGCCGGGCGAGCTCGGCCAGGCGGTGCTGGACGACATCTCTGCCAACGTCCGGGGCATCCACCTGGCCTCGCGGGACCTCCACAGCGACACGGCGTCAAGCACTGACCTCGACATCGAGCTGCCCGACGGGCGCCGGCTCACCGGCACCGTCAGCGGACTGCACGGCAGCGACCCGCGCGTGATCACCAGCACCTACTCCTCCATCAAGGCCAAGCAACGACTGCGCTCCTGGGTGACGGTGCTGGCCCTGGCCGCCGCGGGTCACGAGGACGCCACCAGCCACGTCGTCGGACAGCTCAAACGCGGCCGCAAACCCGGGGTGGGCCACTTCACCCACGGTCCCGTGGACCGCCCCGTCGCGCTCACCCTGCTGGGGCAGCTCGTCGACCTCTATGACCGCGGCATGCGGGCGCCCCTACCCCTGGGGGTGCAGACGGCCTGTGCGTTCGTGGAGACCTTTCACGCCCGCGGTGATGAGCAGGCCGCGTTCTATGACGCGGAGAAAAAGTGGAATGCCAGCACCGGGGCCTTCACCTTCCCCGGCGAGCAGGATGACCCCGCGTTTGTGCGGGTCCTCGGTGCCGGGGCCCGGCTGCGCGACGTCGCCGGCGAGCCTGCCGCGGACGAGCAGTGGACCGACGGCGTCACCACCCGGTTCAGCCAGTTGGCCCTGCGCGTCTGGCAGCCGTTGATCGCCACCGATGCCGAGCGAAGGGAGTGGGTGTGAGCCAGCAGACCGCCGACTTCTCCATCACCGACCCACTGCCCTCGGGCACCGTGCTGCTCGAGGCCTCAGCTGGCACGGGCAAGACGTGGACCATCGCTGCCCTGGTTGCGCGCTATGTCGCGGAGGGTCACGCGCTGCTGACCGAGATGCTCATCATCACCTTCGGGCGCGCCGCCAGCCAGGAGCTGCGCGCCCGGGTGCGCGAGCAGCTGGTCGAGCTCGAGCGCGCGCTGCACCACCCTGACACTGCTGGCAGCGCGGGGTCCGGCGGTCCGCTGACCGAGCTGCTGCTCAACGTCGACGACACCGAGCGCGGGCTGCGGCTGAGCCGGGTCCGGCGCGCCCTGACCTCGTTTGACGAGGCGACCATCGCCACCACCCACCAGTTCTGCCACCAGGTGCTGCGCTCGCTCGGCGTGGCCGGCACCTCCGACGCGTCCGCCCAGCTGGTCGAGGACCTCGACGACCTCCTGGTCGAGGTCGTCGACGACCTCTATCTGCGCGGCTTCGTCGGCTCCCGCGAGGAGCCCTTCTTCACCCGCAAGGAGGCCCTGGGCATCGCCCGCGCCGCCGTGGACGACATCCACG contains the following coding sequences:
- a CDS encoding PIN domain-containing protein is translated as MRVLLDTSVLIGGEAPGDVEASISVVSLTELHFGVLLATEPDELARRTERLAVVEATFDPLPVTAAVSRAWGRLAAAVRQRGGQPRRRQLDLAIAATALVESVPLLTRNVADFAIIEHLVDVRRPRAQGPQSRQAD
- a CDS encoding CHAD domain-containing protein, with the protein product MVSAQTVGVARQAPAPEVPEPLTPDFRLHHDEPLGEAVQRIVLEQVAHAMRLRESDDLDASVHQLRKSLKRTRAVLRLVRGELGDWGYRQENTCLRDTSRLWGPTRDAAVLADLAADLAPDLDLEQDTTDRMVALLRDRALASTREAAADRRRHLDTLTALGSFACRVRRFPVSGGGALPDRWESVAPGLARVAGRARRRMLSAQDDPTTERLHAWRKDVKYLWYQVEFLQPVWKDLLQAVGARLSDLGSVLGDDHDLAVWAEAVEEDPTLVPDAAERERLLKHLAERRRALQREALALGATVLHDPDALVEQVAVAWGQARRAS
- a CDS encoding class I SAM-dependent methyltransferase yields the protein MGTDDVQQGWKQGGQGWVANERILDAAFAPLTQALVERVAWARGDRVLDVGCGTGTLLELGVRDGVEMVGVDVSAAMVEAARRRVPEATVLEADAGTADLLEAAPGLPFDHVVSRYGVMFFSDPTTAFDTIRRATRPGATMTFGCWRSREENPVFTQGLDLLEAALPEPVPHPAPGAPGPTAFADAERLRGVLNAAGWAEIVIEPFDYACRYGLDGSDGVEERLAILASNGRGVWGRLQDHVGPERQAELLDKVRADLRSRRVDGVVSLPAAAWLVTARNLGVEASD
- a CDS encoding YbaK/EbsC family protein — translated: MHPRNQEVQDALAQAGIAAQIEVLDEHARTAARAAEQLGCEVAAIANSLVFLADDEPLLVMASGAARVDTDVIAAAVGAESVTKANAQQVRAATGQAIGGVAPTGHPTPLRTLVDPELGAHDTIWAAGGTPDTIVPLTFQQLVSITAGHVTTVR
- a CDS encoding glycoside hydrolase family 55 protein, producing the protein MSSEELRQGMALEGQCGRVLNVLDYGAIGDGSTDCLAAVQQAAADLRPGDTLYFPPGRYLSSGFRPGVMEHHVEISTPHVTITGPGTLVQFMFYVHGEAEAAAGLLEAGAPAQDDRLVSREPHGLQPGDYVQLLSQINCYSPDAGDWQLGSRAPVTNQQFYVRFTEMQRVAEVPTPRIAIFNSKVLYPGYRGHLEGVVEPMPDVASAEFRKMNFLEGVTFRNLTFENLVTRSFRTIIARACHRLTIESCHFEAAGQPGFHLRATDCLELRVHSSTSVRRTVGGKGASWNSFIVGGGCQDVTFVDNRLTGEWQAIDFTGDLLPSDVGYIDQKTAWSTVQHVAVRDNKFFNCNNATTTHPGVTHFVFSDNEVVGGWTGVRVRSLYNRISNNTIDTERAGVALSSFVSHTSITGNSLRHRPSTSKGGPWVGVHYVPTGSETMADNAPRQVVVRSNEFHCLDGLPNSAAVNLEHREPRSQDFRLFTAGVRRRRSNFTIEQNSVQGCSVVIGPWINGIRVNRNSFEGGTGRGAYIDIGPDVAATSLYHNMFYDGEATAIRVGELSTAAAYQYDPETRLGEQFGMERLNADAGPTRGFETLDSGSSQVSSSPIASE
- a CDS encoding dihydrolipoamide acetyltransferase family protein — its product is MTQVFLLPDLGEGLTEATVVEWHVAEGDMVTIDQDVVTVETAKAAVEVPCPYAGVVTTLHSAPGEELAVGTPLITIAALADAETYRTEERAGAVAPSGGSAGSPERPLVGYGASEPARRSRRGRAAARAEAASVGPEPASQTAIRVISPLVRKLAADAQVDLASVTPTGEGGVIRRADVEAAIQQTSAPAATTRVTSAGDTRIPLTGMRKAIAHKLTTSRREIPDATTWVDVDATELMATKDALKVVRPQDAIGILPLLARITVAGLRQFPELNSSVDGDEIVQHGRINLGFAAQSPRGLVVPVVHDAHTMTTAELAAALRDLTEAAREGTLTPAQLTGGTFTLNNYGVFGVDGSTPIINHPEAAMLGVGRIIDKPWAHGGQVALRKVTQLSFTFDHRVCDGGTAGGFLRYVADCVEEPAVLLASL